The sequence below is a genomic window from Wenzhouxiangella sp. XN24.
CTCCATGAGCGATGGCCTGCCCGCCGCGCATGCGTGGATCACCGTACTGCGGGAGGCGCTGGATGCGGACGATGCGGGCGGCGTGTTCTTCGGCACGTCCGGCGGCCACGTCTTCGCCAGCCTCGACGGCGCCCGGACGTGGGAACCGGTCGCCGGTTTCCTGCCCCGCGTGCTCTCGGTCAAGGCATTGCGGAGGCCCTCTTGACCGATCTCCTCGACCTGCTCTGCGCACGCGACGGCATCGTCTGCACGACGGGGGCGGGCGGCAAGAAAAGCGTGCTGTTCGCGATCGCCGCAAGACACCCCGGGCGAATCGCGTTCACCACGACGGTGCGCACCCTGCCGCCGCCCGCCAGTCTCGGCGCTCGGATCGTCATCGCGCCCGAGGATCGGCTGGAGCAGGACATCGTCGCGCTCGGGGACGCGCGCTTCGTCGCCTACGCCTGCCCGGGCAGCAAGCCCGGTCGACTGGCGGGCGTGCCGCCGCCCAGGATCGACGCCCTGCATGCCGCCCTTCATTTCGACATCACGCTCGTTAAGGCCGATGGCGCCCGCATGCGCTGGGTCAAAGCGCCTTCGGCCGAAGAGCCTGTGCTGCCGCCGGGCATCACCACGCTGATTCCCGTGCTGTCCGCACGCGCGCTCGGCGAACCGCTCTCGGAGCGGACAGCGCACCGCGTCGAGCGACTCGCTGCAATCACCGGTGCCCGGGCGGGAGAAGCGTTCACGCCACTCCATGCGGCGCGGCTGATGAGCAGCGAAGAGGGCCTGCTCAAGGGCGCCGGTGCCGCGCGCATCGTCCCGGTCATCAACATGGTGGATGACGCGACCAGGATGGGTTTCGCGCGCGAAGCGGCCGAGCGCGCGCTGGAGGAAACCGGGCGCTTCGATTACGTCGTGCTGGCGCGGCTCAAGGGAGCCGAACCGCAACTGACGATCGTGAAGCGATGAATTCATGATGCGCCGGTATCGACGTCGATGCCGATGCCAGTCTGTCCAGCGCGCTTGCGTGCCCCTCCTCGTCTCGGCGAGGATAGGCGCGTCGGAGTCACGGGAGACGGAATGAACCAGGTAACCGTGCAGATCCCGGCGCCGCTGCGGCCATTCGCGGACGGTGCCAGCGAGCTGGACGTGTCCGCGGCCACGGTCGGCGAGGCCCTCGCACACCTGGGCGAGGAGCGCCCGGCGCTGCTGTCGCGCATCCTGACGCCGGAAGGCGAGTTGCGGCCTTACGTCAACGTGTTCGTGGGGGAGCGTAACGTGCGGCGTCTCGACGGCCTGCGCACCCCCCTGGCGCCCGGCGACGTCATGGCCATCATCCCGGCCGTGGCCGGCGGCTGAGCGGCGCGCCCCGCATGCTCCCGGAGAACCTTCCGGGCGTTCCCCGGCGCCTCGTCGTCCTGAACCCCAAGGGCGGTTCGGGCAAGACGACCGTGGCGACCAACCTGGCCGCATGGTGCGCCGTGCACGGTGGCCCGACCGCGCTGATGGACTATGACCCGCAAGGCTGCTCGACCCGGTGGCTGGCCAACCGGCCGGACACGCGGCCGCCGATCCACGGCATCGCCGCGTTCCGGCTCAACCAGCACATGACCCGCAGCTGGCAGCTGCGCACGCCGCCCGGCACGGAATACCTCGTAGTGGATACCGCGGCCGCCGTCCCCGCGCAGAACATCACGGAATACACGCGTGGTGCTCGCGCGGTGATCATCCCCGTCGGGGCGACGGACATCGACATTCACGCCGCCGCGGGCTTCATCCGTGACCTGTTGCTGGTGGCCAAGGAAGACCGCCGCCAGGGTCGCGTCGCCGTGATCGCCAACCGCGTCCGCCAGGGCACGGTCGCCCAGGCACGCCTCATGCGCTTCCTCGACACGCTGGAAATCCCGTGCCTGACGGTGCTGCGCGACAGCCAGGTCTACGCTCATGCGGCCCAGCAGGGGCTCGGCGTGCACGAGTTCAAGCCCTACCAGGTGAGACGCGACCTCGAGCAATGGGCGCCGCTGCTGAGCTGGATCGGACGGCGCTGCGCCGACCCGTCGCCCGCGACGGAATTCCGCCCGGCCGACCACGCCGCGACGGTCACGCGGTTACAATGCGCTCCCGGCTCCGCGTCCCGGACGGGACCGCCAGTTTCTAACCCGGAGTGAAAATGCGCCATCCAGTCGCCCGGCTTGCCGCCGTCGTCCTGCTGACCAGCATCGCCTCCTGTAGTGGCGATGGGGCGGACTTCATCTGGTTCAAGGTGATGCACGCGGTCCCGGACGCCCCTGTGGTGCGCGTCAGCTTCGATGACTACGTGTTTCGTCGCAACACGGCCTACGGCATTTCGACCAATGAGGGTGGTGAGTCACTGCTGAGCGGCGCGGACCCCACGGCGCTGATGACGGCGGAATATCTCGAACCGAATGCCGAAGTCGGCGGAACGCTGCTGACAGTGGACGTGCCTGTCGAAAAAGATTCGCTGTCCGCGGTCATCCTTGCCGGCAGCTTCGACGCGCCCGAGGCGATTACCGTCGTCGGACCGCGCCGGCCGCGTCCGCTGGCCTCGCTCTATTTCCAGTTCGCCCATGCGACGCCTTCGCTCCCCGCGCTCGACGTTTACGTGACCGCACCCGACACCGAGCTGACCTCCACCGCCCCCTTTGCCACGATCGCCCCGCTGGATCATTCCAAGTCCCTCGAGGTGCCCTTCGGTGCGACGCGGATTCGCCTCACGAACGCCGGCACCTTCGATGTCGTCATGGACACCGGGGAGATCGAGTTCGCCCAGCTCCCGACCGCGACCGGGCCGGGCGCCGAATGGCTCTTCGCGATCGCGCCGACCATCCTGCCCGGGCCCTCGCCCGTGTTCCTGATCGCCGGATCCACCGCGATCAACACGAGGTTCAACGACCAGGGAACGCCGGCCACGGCGCGCGCGTGGCACGCATCGCCAGGCGCGCCGCCGGCGGACCTGGTGGCAGTCACCGAGCCCGACCAGGTGCTGTTCAGCGACATCCCTTTCGGCACGCGCACTGCGCGCGTCGCCCTGCCCGAAGCCACCACGGAACTCCAGTTCCGCGAAAGCGGGACCCCCGCCAACGTGCTCGCGAGCGACGAATTCGAGTACGAGGTGCCCACGCAGTACGAAGTTTTCCTGGTCGAACCGCCGGCCAGCGCGCGGACGTTTCGCGTGGAAACCGTGGTCCGGAGTATCGCCGGCCAGAGCCAGGTGCGGCTCGCCCACCTCGCGCCCGACCGGGAATTCCTGCTGGTCTACCTGACGACCGATGAGCAGGAGGCGCCTTCTCCGGCGACCCGGGTGTTTCCGGGCCAGCCCTTCGGCACAGCCACCAACTATATCCCGCGGACGCCGGGCGACTATTTCCTGACGATCACCGAGATCGGCGACGAAGACGGTGCGGAGGAAAACGTCCTTATCGGCCCCGTTCCCGTGACGCTGGCGGATGGCGATGCGGCGACGTTCGCCGTCTTTCCGCCGGAAAACGAGGGCGAAACCGAAGTGCTCGAAATATTCCCGGAGTTCGTCCCCTGAGCCACACGATGGAAGGCTGCGACCGCCCGCGGTGGCGAAGCACGTGAGCGACACACGCCCGCCGGCGGATATCGTTCCACTGGTCATCGGCGTAACGGGTCATCGCGACCTGGTAGAGAGCGAAATACCGGCGTTGAGGGAGCGTGTTCGTGACTTCCTGGCGGCGATGCAACGGCAGCATCTCGATCTGCCCGTCGTCGTCATGAGCGCCCTGGCCGAGGGTGCGGATCGACTGGTCGCCGAGGAAGCGCGTGCGCTCGGCATACCACTGATCGTACCGCTGCCCTTCGGGGCTGACGAATACGAGGAGGACTTCGAGTCGGAAGGATCCCGGCAGGCCTTTCGGGCGCTATGCGCCTCGGCGGAGGTCATCGAACTCCCTTTGCTGCCGGGGGACACTGCAGAAACGATCGCCGCGGGCGCGCGCCGCGACGCGCACTATGCGCGGCTCGGGATATTCATCTGCGCGCACTGCCATGTGCTGCTGGCTCTCTGGGACGGCAAACCGTCCGAACAGCTCGGCGGGACAGCCCAGGTGGTGGAATTCCACCACTGGGACGTCATGCCGGGTTTCTCCATGAACGCCGAAAGTCAGCAACAGGTGCTCGCAGAGGACGAGAGCGACCTTGTCTACCACATCGTCTGTTCGCGAGACCGGCCGACAGGTGAGCCCGCCACCGGACTGGCGCCAATGGAGCAGAGTTGGTTCACGACCGACGAAACGACCCCTCGCTGCCGGGAGATGCCACCGGTCTACGCTCGGATCTTCGAACGCATGGCGGAGTTCAATCGCGATGTATTGCGATACCGTGACCGCATCGCGAGGCAAGGCTGGTCGCTCCTGCCCCCGGATACGCCCCCGGTGGTGGCGCCTGTTCTCGATCCCATCAACAGCCTGTTCATGGCCGCCGACTGGCTGGCGGTTCATTTCCAGGTCAGGGTGGTCCGGGCGCTGCGTACGATCTACACGTTGGCGGCACTCATGGGCCTGGCCTTCATCGCCTATACGGACTTCAGCGGGCTCGACGTGATGGCCTATCTTTTCCTCGCGTTTTTTCTTGGCGGAGTCCTGGTCCACAAGCTCGCCGAGCGCCGCGCATGGCACCGAAAATATCTCGATTACCGGGCCCTGGCCGAGGGGCTGCGTGTCCAGTGCTACTGGGTGTCTGCGGGCGTGACCACCGGACGCAACAGCAAGTTCGCCCACGATAACTTCCTGCAGAAACAGGACGTCGAGCTGGGCTGGATTCGCAACGTCATGCGCCACGCGGGCAGGCTCTCCGACGTCGTGCCCCCCAACCGGGAAGGCCTCGAATTCACTGAAAGGGAATGGGTCGGTGCGC
It includes:
- a CDS encoding DUF4397 domain-containing protein, with amino-acid sequence MRHPVARLAAVVLLTSIASCSGDGADFIWFKVMHAVPDAPVVRVSFDDYVFRRNTAYGISTNEGGESLLSGADPTALMTAEYLEPNAEVGGTLLTVDVPVEKDSLSAVILAGSFDAPEAITVVGPRRPRPLASLYFQFAHATPSLPALDVYVTAPDTELTSTAPFATIAPLDHSKSLEVPFGATRIRLTNAGTFDVVMDTGEIEFAQLPTATGPGAEWLFAIAPTILPGPSPVFLIAGSTAINTRFNDQGTPATARAWHASPGAPPADLVAVTEPDQVLFSDIPFGTRTARVALPEATTELQFRESGTPANVLASDEFEYEVPTQYEVFLVEPPASARTFRVETVVRSIAGQSQVRLAHLAPDREFLLVYLTTDEQEAPSPATRVFPGQPFGTATNYIPRTPGDYFLTITEIGDEDGAEENVLIGPVPVTLADGDAATFAVFPPENEGETEVLEIFPEFVP
- a CDS encoding AAA family ATPase, producing the protein MLPENLPGVPRRLVVLNPKGGSGKTTVATNLAAWCAVHGGPTALMDYDPQGCSTRWLANRPDTRPPIHGIAAFRLNQHMTRSWQLRTPPGTEYLVVDTAAAVPAQNITEYTRGARAVIIPVGATDIDIHAAAGFIRDLLLVAKEDRRQGRVAVIANRVRQGTVAQARLMRFLDTLEIPCLTVLRDSQVYAHAAQQGLGVHEFKPYQVRRDLEQWAPLLSWIGRRCADPSPATEFRPADHAATVTRLQCAPGSASRTGPPVSNPE
- a CDS encoding ubiquitin-like small modifier protein 1 yields the protein MNQVTVQIPAPLRPFADGASELDVSAATVGEALAHLGEERPALLSRILTPEGELRPYVNVFVGERNVRRLDGLRTPLAPGDVMAIIPAVAGG
- the yqeC gene encoding selenium cofactor biosynthesis protein YqeC, yielding MTDLLDLLCARDGIVCTTGAGGKKSVLFAIAARHPGRIAFTTTVRTLPPPASLGARIVIAPEDRLEQDIVALGDARFVAYACPGSKPGRLAGVPPPRIDALHAALHFDITLVKADGARMRWVKAPSAEEPVLPPGITTLIPVLSARALGEPLSERTAHRVERLAAITGARAGEAFTPLHAARLMSSEEGLLKGAGAARIVPVINMVDDATRMGFAREAAERALEETGRFDYVVLARLKGAEPQLTIVKR